A stretch of the Rhodohalobacter mucosus genome encodes the following:
- a CDS encoding TonB-dependent receptor plug domain-containing protein, with the protein MKSFYLFLFLFIAATLQLHAQSLTITVIENETNLAQQNTQVIIENPDIGFSVSRTTSESGRIVLTGLSTSGEYIVRTEPSEAYFESISEPISLISNRNTSVLLIVFSRRTGRLDELTVTARSTTINTVDAQVASEISANEIESIPIEARDISRALYRLPNISQSTGFFPEAPNVAINGANSLFTNYQIDGFDNNENFLGGQRFRIPVGITQNITALTNNFSAEYGRTSNGVINITTLSGSNELSGEVFLMTRPGPPLDASSPFAQRDLSGNQVKDGFARYQVGFSVGGPIVEDQTFFFVNAEHYTDLKDNLLNVPQLGVNETVSGTNHFTFLSGRLDHNWSSRFRSNLRINKGIINIERQGGGIDGGVTFASAGNRQDRNSFAIANRNTYSGNGFVSETGYQYGRFRWNYANPDSDAGPNVTVLAPNGETIALLGHPGFVFDETENTHQLQQKFTFYKGRHTLKAGADFKTSGFALRGGGNPDGSWLVQLSPEQLQNLRNSGVTQNLAPQDLPPDVDVLNFGVELRPDAFKKRQNLIGIYLEDQFSVNSNLNLNLGLRYDYDNLSKAGDSSGDFNNFAPRFSANYRLNDRSSIRAGYGIYYDKILYAVYSDALQFSSNSDDFRSQISLLVNQGILPSDTDIDKVTNEGNLVAGVPSASYLRGPDRGQLQSERESVFSNELRILNPNGLDNPYSHQFMVGFQRQLTSNSLLYVDLMHNRTYNLYRLRDLNAPAAFPIDPQNVEVRTQEEADATRATPIFQDNEGFYTPGPGGERLHGVARSIVMTETKGRSNYYALNLTYDRTRGESDVALRVIYTLSYLENNTEDINFRAMDANNFDAEWGPALNDRRHMIHALVSYSPVNSLSITVAPLIQSGLPINRVADASQYGTNDLNGDGRSFSQQFVGNNDRSPGLSRNSDRLPWSTVFDLNLRYTLDIDDNRFELGADIYNLFNAENLSGFNANLTQSNQIQVGPEGREVRNVSPPRQFQFSVRYLF; encoded by the coding sequence ATGAAATCATTTTATCTGTTTCTGTTCCTTTTCATAGCAGCCACCCTGCAGCTGCATGCACAATCTCTTACCATTACCGTCATTGAAAATGAAACGAATCTGGCTCAGCAAAACACACAGGTCATTATTGAGAATCCGGATATCGGATTTTCGGTATCCCGAACAACATCAGAAAGCGGAAGAATTGTGCTTACGGGACTATCTACATCCGGAGAGTACATTGTGAGAACTGAACCCTCTGAAGCTTATTTTGAGTCGATAAGTGAACCCATATCCCTTATATCGAATCGCAACACCAGCGTGCTGCTGATTGTGTTCAGCCGAAGAACCGGACGGCTCGATGAACTCACCGTTACCGCACGCTCCACAACAATCAATACGGTTGATGCACAGGTGGCCTCGGAGATATCGGCAAACGAAATTGAATCGATACCCATTGAAGCCCGCGATATTTCCCGTGCCCTCTACAGGCTCCCGAATATATCACAGTCAACCGGTTTCTTTCCGGAGGCCCCGAATGTGGCCATCAACGGCGCCAACTCTCTCTTTACCAATTACCAAATCGATGGGTTTGATAACAATGAAAATTTTCTGGGCGGACAGCGTTTTCGGATCCCGGTCGGCATCACACAAAACATCACAGCGCTTACCAATAACTTCAGTGCGGAATATGGCAGAACAAGCAACGGCGTGATCAATATTACAACCCTTTCGGGAAGCAATGAGTTGAGCGGCGAAGTTTTTCTGATGACGCGTCCCGGCCCGCCGCTCGATGCCTCATCCCCGTTTGCGCAGCGCGACCTCAGCGGCAACCAGGTGAAAGATGGCTTTGCACGCTACCAGGTAGGATTCTCGGTTGGAGGGCCGATCGTGGAAGACCAAACATTCTTTTTTGTAAATGCTGAACACTACACCGACCTGAAGGACAATCTGCTGAATGTGCCCCAGCTTGGCGTTAACGAAACCGTATCGGGAACCAATCACTTCACATTCCTTTCAGGACGTTTAGACCATAACTGGAGCAGCCGTTTCCGATCCAATCTCCGGATCAATAAAGGAATTATCAATATCGAGAGACAGGGTGGAGGTATTGATGGCGGTGTGACATTCGCCAGCGCGGGAAACCGGCAGGACAGAAATTCGTTTGCAATAGCCAACCGGAATACCTATTCCGGGAACGGCTTTGTTTCCGAAACGGGATATCAGTACGGGCGTTTCCGCTGGAATTACGCAAACCCGGACTCTGATGCGGGACCCAATGTTACGGTTCTGGCTCCCAACGGTGAAACAATCGCCCTGCTGGGGCACCCGGGATTCGTGTTCGACGAGACTGAGAACACGCACCAGCTTCAGCAAAAATTCACTTTTTACAAGGGCCGGCACACACTGAAAGCAGGTGCCGACTTTAAAACATCGGGTTTTGCACTGCGCGGCGGGGGAAATCCGGACGGCAGCTGGCTGGTTCAGCTCAGCCCGGAGCAGCTGCAGAATCTTAGAAACAGCGGTGTAACGCAGAATCTGGCACCGCAGGATCTTCCGCCGGATGTTGACGTACTCAATTTTGGAGTTGAACTGCGGCCCGATGCCTTTAAAAAGAGACAGAACCTTATCGGTATCTATCTGGAGGATCAGTTTTCCGTAAACAGCAATCTGAATCTGAATCTCGGGCTGCGATACGACTATGACAACCTCTCAAAAGCCGGTGACTCAAGCGGCGACTTCAACAATTTCGCGCCACGGTTTAGTGCCAACTACCGACTGAACGACCGCAGCAGCATCAGGGCGGGCTACGGCATCTACTATGACAAAATTCTGTATGCCGTTTACAGCGATGCGCTGCAGTTCAGTTCGAATTCGGATGATTTCAGATCCCAGATCTCACTTTTGGTAAACCAGGGTATTCTGCCGTCGGATACCGACATCGACAAGGTAACGAATGAAGGGAACCTGGTTGCAGGCGTACCCTCTGCGAGCTACCTCCGGGGCCCCGACCGCGGGCAGCTCCAAAGTGAGCGGGAGTCCGTTTTCAGCAACGAACTCAGAATTTTAAACCCGAACGGGCTTGATAATCCCTATTCACATCAGTTCATGGTCGGTTTTCAGCGGCAGCTAACAAGCAATTCGCTGTTGTATGTTGATCTGATGCACAACAGAACCTACAACCTTTACCGACTGCGTGATCTCAATGCTCCTGCAGCCTTCCCCATTGATCCGCAGAACGTTGAGGTGCGCACACAGGAAGAGGCCGATGCAACCAGGGCAACACCCATTTTCCAGGATAACGAAGGCTTTTACACCCCGGGCCCGGGTGGCGAGAGGCTGCACGGTGTGGCCCGCAGTATTGTGATGACGGAGACCAAGGGCAGATCGAACTACTATGCCCTGAACCTGACGTACGATCGCACACGGGGCGAGAGCGACGTAGCTCTGCGCGTGATCTATACGCTCTCCTATCTTGAAAACAATACCGAAGACATCAACTTCCGCGCGATGGATGCAAATAACTTTGATGCGGAATGGGGGCCGGCACTTAACGACAGGCGGCACATGATCCATGCGCTGGTAAGCTACTCCCCGGTAAACAGCCTCTCAATAACGGTTGCCCCGCTCATTCAGAGCGGTCTGCCGATTAACAGAGTAGCGGACGCCTCGCAATATGGAACCAATGACCTGAACGGCGACGGCCGCTCGTTCTCCCAACAGTTTGTGGGCAACAACGACCGAAGTCCGGGGCTGAGCCGAAACAGTGACCGGCTGCCATGGTCCACCGTTTTTGACCTGAACCTGAGATACACGCTTGATATTGATGACAACAGGTTTGAATTGGGTGCGGATATCTATAACCTGTTTAATGCTGAAAACCTGAGCGGGTTCAACGCCAACCTGACGCAGAGCAACCAGATCCAGGTGGGTCCGGAGGGACGTGAGGTCCGCAACGTAAGCCCGCCCCGCCAGTTCCAGTTTTCAGTTCGATATTTGTTTTAG
- a CDS encoding ABC transporter substrate-binding protein → MNNPAPSIRENQRIPLRKSARKSSKATTLIRFSLFVLLLFSVSCSNPVEDEPDFAQLEWDEIRELSEGEDLTLMMWMGDPYINGYMNDYVVPEVKNRYNIDLNIVSGQGAQIVSTLMAEIEGGTRTSQIDLVWINGETFFQLRQIDALYGPFTGMLPNSTFVNYDNPFIGTDFQQPVDGYEAPWGNVQFTLIYNPGQVNSPPQTFQDFETWIVTNPGRFTIPTEFAGMTLLKSWMMTLNGSPEPFYGDFDEELYKSASRELWDRLNRLKPYFWRNGETFPASVAQMHQLFANGEISFTMSNNDGEVDNKIARGLFPETSRAYVPEHGTIRNSHYLGIPRKSAHKAAALVVINFLQSPEAQLEKMKPDVWGDGTVLSIPDLPEGWQQRFSRIPGRVQAPDRSEIRERALQEPGPEYMIRIFEDFRTYVVNR, encoded by the coding sequence ATGAATAATCCTGCTCCATCCATCCGCGAAAATCAGCGCATCCCTCTGCGCAAATCTGCGAGAAAGAGTTCAAAGGCTACTACACTCATCAGATTTAGCTTATTCGTGCTGCTCCTATTTTCGGTTTCATGCAGCAATCCAGTGGAGGATGAACCAGATTTCGCTCAGCTTGAATGGGACGAGATCAGGGAGCTTTCGGAGGGCGAAGATCTGACACTGATGATGTGGATGGGGGATCCCTATATCAACGGCTACATGAACGATTACGTGGTGCCGGAGGTGAAAAACCGCTACAATATTGACCTGAATATTGTGAGCGGCCAGGGTGCCCAGATCGTCTCCACCCTGATGGCTGAGATCGAAGGCGGAACCCGCACCAGTCAGATTGACCTTGTCTGGATAAACGGGGAGACCTTCTTTCAGCTGCGGCAGATTGATGCGCTCTATGGCCCATTTACCGGTATGCTTCCCAATTCAACGTTCGTCAATTACGATAACCCGTTTATCGGAACCGACTTCCAGCAGCCCGTTGACGGGTATGAAGCGCCCTGGGGCAATGTTCAGTTCACATTGATTTACAATCCCGGTCAGGTAAACTCTCCTCCCCAGACATTTCAGGATTTCGAAACCTGGATCGTTACTAATCCGGGACGCTTTACCATACCCACCGAATTTGCCGGAATGACCCTTCTCAAATCATGGATGATGACACTCAATGGATCTCCCGAACCGTTTTACGGTGATTTTGATGAGGAGCTCTATAAATCGGCCAGCAGGGAGTTATGGGATCGTCTGAACAGGCTGAAACCCTACTTTTGGCGTAATGGAGAGACCTTTCCGGCAAGTGTGGCCCAGATGCATCAACTCTTTGCAAACGGGGAAATATCATTCACCATGAGCAACAACGACGGTGAAGTCGATAACAAAATTGCCCGGGGTTTGTTTCCTGAAACCAGCCGCGCATACGTTCCGGAACACGGCACGATCCGGAATTCACACTACCTGGGCATTCCCCGGAAATCCGCACATAAAGCAGCGGCCCTTGTGGTCATTAACTTTTTGCAATCGCCCGAAGCTCAACTTGAAAAAATGAAACCGGATGTTTGGGGCGACGGAACCGTGCTCTCCATACCCGATCTGCCGGAAGGGTGGCAACAGAGGTTCAGCCGGATTCCCGGAAGAGTACAAGCCCCCGACCGCTCTGAGATTCGTGAAAGAGCTCTGCAGGAACCGGGGCCCGAGTATATGATCCGTATCTTTGAGGACTTCAGAACCTATGTGGTAAACCGCTGA
- a CDS encoding ABC transporter permease subunit encodes MSKRKLMVALFAIAWLAPLGMAIGYSFLYSLGLAGVLQDGFTFSYWAGLFQGEFLQSILYSAWVAGASTILVLLTSLGMLFLFRRQFSNRTIYNSLFLPLAIPPIVLAFSIYQLLSGSGLLSRAAYHMNLITEASRFPALVQDPWAIGIILAHLFLVFPFFLLISLKLYEHQKLEELGRVASTLGASTGTILFQVQLPILLRGLSPLIALYFIFFMGAYEIPLILGESSPQMISILILEKLQRFNLADIPVAHSMAVWYAILCIATIAWLFSGSQKKVFV; translated from the coding sequence ATGTCTAAACGTAAACTAATGGTCGCTCTCTTTGCCATTGCCTGGCTTGCTCCCCTGGGTATGGCAATCGGCTACTCTTTTTTATACAGCCTTGGATTGGCGGGAGTGCTTCAGGATGGGTTCACTTTCTCATATTGGGCCGGTCTTTTTCAGGGTGAGTTTCTGCAGTCTATTCTCTACTCTGCATGGGTTGCCGGGGCATCCACTATTTTGGTACTGCTTACCTCCCTGGGAATGCTTTTTTTATTTCGCAGGCAGTTCAGCAACCGAACTATATACAACAGCCTGTTCCTGCCGCTTGCCATCCCGCCCATCGTGCTGGCGTTTTCTATCTATCAGCTTTTGTCCGGTTCGGGGCTTCTCTCCCGCGCTGCATACCATATGAACCTGATCACCGAAGCAAGCCGGTTTCCGGCACTTGTTCAGGATCCGTGGGCAATCGGCATTATCCTGGCACACCTGTTTCTCGTTTTCCCATTCTTTCTTCTCATTTCCCTGAAACTGTACGAACATCAGAAGCTTGAGGAATTGGGCAGGGTCGCTTCAACACTTGGGGCATCAACCGGAACCATTCTTTTTCAGGTGCAGCTGCCAATCCTCCTCAGGGGTCTTTCCCCGCTGATCGCACTCTATTTTATTTTTTTTATGGGCGCCTACGAAATACCACTGATCCTGGGAGAGTCCTCACCACAGATGATTTCGATCCTGATCCTTGAAAAATTGCAGCGTTTTAACCTGGCAGATATCCCGGTGGCCCACTCAATGGCGGTCTGGTACGCTATTCTTTGTATAGCCACTATAGCCTGGCTTTTTTCAGGGTCCCAAAAGAAGGTGTTCGTATGA
- a CDS encoding ABC transporter permease, which translates to MKKLTVLLFLLLSFLVPVATLLYLSFSVQWYYPSIIDHPFTTEHWTWYLSGGSELLRSTVLSVLLSITVSALSVICGFFASRAIAYYTRSRWWVVSAYFPYVIAPVVLAVMLNYYFLQLQLSGTVGGVIIAQFLITFPYAIIFFYGFWNTEMRNLEGLVSTMGGSFFTIVKHALFPSARGLLTICFFQCYLISWFEYGLTQFIGVGKVQTLTVMVYRYVSEANPYLAALAGVLLVIPPVLLLITNRKYLLQNVWAPQS; encoded by the coding sequence ATGAAAAAGCTCACCGTTCTCCTGTTTTTGCTGCTCAGTTTCCTGGTACCCGTCGCAACGCTGCTCTACCTCTCCTTTTCAGTGCAGTGGTACTACCCCTCCATCATCGATCATCCGTTTACCACCGAACACTGGACGTGGTACCTCAGCGGCGGCTCTGAGCTTCTGAGGAGTACGGTTCTTTCGGTCCTTCTATCCATCACAGTGAGTGCACTTTCCGTAATCTGCGGATTTTTCGCCAGCCGGGCCATCGCCTACTATACCAGGAGCCGCTGGTGGGTGGTTTCAGCTTATTTTCCCTATGTTATTGCTCCGGTTGTTCTGGCTGTGATGCTTAACTACTATTTTTTGCAGCTACAGTTGTCGGGTACCGTTGGCGGCGTTATCATTGCACAATTTTTAATAACATTTCCCTATGCCATTATCTTTTTTTATGGCTTCTGGAACACGGAGATGCGTAATCTGGAGGGTCTGGTTTCAACCATGGGCGGTAGTTTTTTTACCATCGTGAAGCATGCACTGTTTCCTTCGGCGAGGGGACTGCTCACCATCTGCTTTTTTCAGTGCTATCTGATATCCTGGTTTGAATACGGGCTGACTCAGTTTATCGGCGTAGGCAAAGTGCAAACACTCACTGTTATGGTTTACAGATATGTTAGCGAGGCTAATCCCTATCTGGCTGCTCTTGCAGGTGTTTTGCTGGTCATTCCGCCTGTTCTGCTTCTGATCACAAACCGGAAATATCTCCTTCAAAACGTATGGGCACCGCAGTCATGA
- a CDS encoding ABC transporter ATP-binding protein translates to MMIEARGISKSYGNEKVLQDVSFSLSENETLSVLGRSGSGKTTLLKIFAGLTQEYTGTIQLNGQAIDNLKPSERGMVYLYQEPLLFPHLTVSENIGFGLRIQGYDDKTIRIKTGEMIERLHIQGQEEKYPHQLSGGQKQRVAFGRAFIIHPRVLLLDEPFGSLDPETRSEMQQLFVEISKSEKITTMFVTHDLKEALITGTRFGMMINGSLNVYDNHDDFINDAQTGVQDELTFWKNLMR, encoded by the coding sequence ATGATGATTGAAGCACGCGGCATATCGAAATCATACGGCAATGAAAAGGTTCTGCAGGATGTAAGCTTTTCACTTTCGGAGAACGAAACGCTCTCCGTACTGGGCAGGTCAGGCAGCGGCAAGACCACCCTACTTAAAATCTTTGCAGGACTCACACAGGAATATACGGGAACCATTCAGCTTAACGGTCAGGCGATCGACAACCTGAAGCCCAGCGAGCGCGGAATGGTCTATCTCTACCAGGAGCCGCTTCTGTTCCCGCATCTTACCGTGAGTGAGAACATTGGGTTTGGCCTCAGAATCCAGGGATATGATGACAAAACTATTCGTATTAAGACAGGTGAAATGATTGAGCGGCTGCACATACAGGGGCAGGAGGAAAAGTATCCGCATCAGCTATCCGGCGGGCAGAAACAGCGTGTAGCTTTTGGCCGGGCATTTATCATACACCCGCGCGTACTGCTTCTGGATGAACCCTTCGGCAGTCTGGATCCGGAAACGCGAAGCGAAATGCAGCAGCTCTTTGTGGAGATTTCAAAAAGTGAAAAAATCACCACTATGTTTGTGACACACGATCTTAAAGAAGCGCTGATTACCGGTACACGGTTCGGTATGATGATAAACGGATCATTGAATGTATACGATAATCACGATGATTTTATCAATGATGCCCAAACGGGCGTTCAGGATGAATTGACATTCTGGAAAAATCTGATGCGATAG
- a CDS encoding 5'-methylthioadenosine phosphorylase produces the protein MTDSKKRKAGPKSLGIILGSAFENEFASKLMLEPEVADTPWGRITLFSSGLSNDRPVYILFRHGLPHSLLPNQINYRAQAAALQQVNCGALLINSSVGVLDPDLPIYKPMLVTDLLMPENRLPDGSTCTMYPEPKAHQGHLLIREGLFSQSLNEQISARHPGSIFKPENGLVFVYAGGPRSKTAAENRMWAQLGGQVNSMTLAPEVVLANELEIPVSALVVGHKYSVPGRINPEVRKIAETLVDAREATESILLDFIEHGEPVVFANQIYRY, from the coding sequence ATGACAGATTCCAAAAAGAGAAAAGCCGGACCTAAAAGCCTTGGTATCATTCTGGGCAGCGCATTCGAAAATGAATTTGCATCAAAACTTATGCTTGAGCCTGAAGTGGCAGATACTCCATGGGGCCGAATAACCCTGTTCAGTAGCGGGCTCAGCAACGACAGGCCCGTCTATATTTTGTTCCGTCATGGCCTGCCTCACTCCCTTCTACCCAACCAGATCAACTATCGTGCCCAGGCCGCCGCACTTCAGCAGGTAAACTGTGGCGCTCTTCTTATCAACAGTTCTGTCGGCGTGCTCGACCCCGACCTGCCCATCTACAAGCCGATGCTTGTAACGGATTTGCTGATGCCCGAAAACAGGCTGCCGGACGGCTCCACGTGTACCATGTATCCCGAACCAAAGGCTCATCAAGGCCATCTTTTGATCCGGGAGGGTCTCTTTTCACAAAGCCTCAATGAACAGATCTCTGCACGACATCCCGGATCTATTTTTAAACCCGAAAACGGTCTGGTCTTCGTCTATGCAGGCGGTCCGCGCAGCAAAACAGCTGCCGAAAACAGGATGTGGGCACAGCTTGGGGGTCAGGTCAACTCCATGACCCTGGCACCCGAAGTGGTATTGGCCAATGAACTCGAAATTCCGGTCTCAGCCCTGGTGGTCGGGCATAAATATTCAGTTCCCGGCAGAATTAACCCGGAGGTCCGGAAGATTGCGGAAACCCTTGTTGACGCTCGCGAAGCCACGGAGTCCATCCTCCTTGACTTTATAGAACACGGGGAGCCAGTAGTATTTGCCAACCAAATTTACCGCTATTGA
- a CDS encoding phosphotransferase family protein, whose product MPTKFTAIEMAPDRNQIFRFVQKCLPDFEPAGSPEELIGGNINRVWRIPGDSDSVIVKYAPPYIAASPDVPMNSNRLSFEARALGSFMQSGPLSGIDQTYVQPPELLGHDTDASLLLMEDITPSVPWFEALRKGRAEIETARDLGRFIGALHRITYGQPAIAGQFHNMPVQETRYHVQYMSLAETLSKKDDPDFRSAAERCRQLGRLLMKQGRCLLMGDLWPPSLLWSRNKIRIIDWEFVHYGRPLQDLAHFCAHCMMHHAVASAGTRDLFTDIWGRTMNGYKRETSQLYQELINGDEIEWFSVHVGAEILARTIGAFSQGYLFEDPKQRMAREKISEEAVKLMAGNVVFNKHLFLRMLYK is encoded by the coding sequence TTGCCAACCAAATTTACCGCTATTGAGATGGCCCCCGACAGGAATCAAATTTTCCGTTTTGTTCAGAAGTGTCTGCCTGATTTTGAACCAGCCGGGAGCCCCGAAGAGCTGATCGGAGGCAATATAAACCGGGTCTGGCGCATACCGGGAGATTCGGACAGTGTAATTGTAAAGTACGCCCCACCCTACATTGCAGCCAGTCCCGATGTTCCAATGAACAGTAACCGGCTTTCGTTTGAAGCACGGGCTCTTGGCAGTTTTATGCAGTCAGGCCCGCTATCCGGAATTGACCAAACCTATGTTCAGCCTCCGGAGCTGCTCGGGCATGATACCGATGCCAGCCTGCTTCTGATGGAGGATATCACACCCTCAGTTCCATGGTTTGAGGCACTCAGAAAAGGCCGTGCTGAGATTGAGACGGCGAGGGATCTGGGCCGATTTATCGGTGCGCTTCACCGCATCACATACGGACAACCTGCTATCGCCGGGCAATTTCACAATATGCCGGTTCAGGAGACGAGATATCACGTTCAGTATATGTCACTGGCAGAAACGCTCTCAAAAAAAGATGATCCTGATTTTCGTTCGGCGGCCGAACGATGCAGACAGCTGGGCAGGCTGTTAATGAAACAGGGGCGTTGCCTTCTGATGGGAGATCTATGGCCGCCTTCACTTCTCTGGAGCAGAAACAAAATCAGAATTATCGATTGGGAATTTGTTCACTACGGAAGGCCGCTGCAGGATCTGGCCCATTTTTGCGCACACTGTATGATGCACCATGCTGTGGCATCGGCTGGAACCAGGGATCTGTTTACCGATATCTGGGGCCGTACCATGAATGGGTACAAAAGAGAAACATCACAACTGTATCAGGAGTTAATAAACGGAGATGAGATCGAGTGGTTTTCCGTACATGTAGGAGCTGAGATCCTTGCACGCACGATCGGGGCTTTTTCACAGGGTTATCTTTTTGAGGACCCTAAACAACGCATGGCCCGGGAAAAAATCTCAGAAGAAGCCGTGAAACTGATGGCGGGAAACGTAGTGTTCAACAAACATTTATTTTTGAGAATGTTATATAAATAA
- a CDS encoding PH domain-containing protein, with protein sequence MFQKEIQLKSGEQILLRSRMHPGLMIAGCMIIFYAIFVSIFTGYISNLISAGFGALFMIIGFFKWSYYEFILTDSRLLKVSGYYYIRAEEVLLEKVGHVTLWQNKLDRWWDRGIITLYGIGIRTQKIRGVSNASSFRNAIHSQLSVEPEHYFE encoded by the coding sequence ATGTTTCAGAAAGAGATCCAACTGAAATCGGGAGAACAGATTTTGCTCCGTTCCAGGATGCATCCGGGACTTATGATCGCGGGTTGTATGATCATATTTTATGCGATTTTTGTTTCCATTTTCACCGGATACATTTCAAATCTTATCTCTGCCGGATTTGGAGCTCTATTTATGATTATCGGTTTTTTCAAATGGTCGTATTACGAGTTTATTCTCACCGACAGCAGGCTGCTGAAAGTTTCAGGGTATTATTATATCCGTGCGGAGGAAGTGCTTCTTGAAAAGGTGGGACATGTAACGTTATGGCAAAATAAACTGGATCGCTGGTGGGACAGGGGCATTATTACGTTATACGGCATAGGGATCCGAACCCAAAAAATCCGCGGAGTTTCAAATGCCTCGAGCTTCAGGAATGCGATACACAGCCAGCTTTCAGTGGAGCCTGAACACTACTTTGAGTGA
- a CDS encoding aldehyde dehydrogenase family protein, with amino-acid sequence MKDFLKQLGIKNENAGTSTGQTFLQNDEAPEIMSYTPVDGSEIASVFETTKDEYEEVIKASLQAFDTWKMTPAPQRGEIVRQIGLKLREYKEPLGKLVSYEMGKIYQEGLGEVQEMIDICDFAVGLSRQLYGLTMHSERPRHRMYEQWHPLGPVGIISAFNFPVAVYSWNAMIAAVCGDTVIWKGSEKTPLCAIAVQKIIAEVLKENDLPEGIFGLITGTRDTGEWMTGDERIPLISATGSIPMGRAVGQAVAARLGKTILELGGNNAIIISKHADLEMTIRAVVFGAVGTAGQRCTSTRRLIIHEDVYDEIRDRLEGIYQSINIGDPLDPDTLVGPLIDKDAVENMQTALKKVKEEGGSVLCGGDVLENMEGHYVKPAICEVENHYEIVQHETFAPILYLIKYKTMDEAIGYHNGVRQGLSSSIFTLNIREAEKFLSHIGSDCGIANVNIGTSGAEIGGAFGGEKETGGGRESGSDAWKAYMRRQTNTINWGDELPLAQGIEFDV; translated from the coding sequence ATGAAAGACTTTCTGAAACAGCTTGGAATCAAAAACGAGAATGCAGGAACCTCAACCGGACAAACATTTTTACAGAATGATGAAGCACCCGAGATCATGAGCTATACGCCGGTAGACGGTTCAGAAATTGCAAGTGTTTTTGAAACTACGAAAGATGAATATGAAGAAGTTATAAAAGCGTCTCTGCAAGCTTTTGATACGTGGAAAATGACCCCGGCTCCGCAAAGGGGAGAGATTGTACGCCAGATTGGGCTGAAGCTTCGTGAATACAAAGAACCGCTTGGGAAACTGGTCTCCTATGAAATGGGTAAAATTTACCAGGAGGGACTCGGTGAGGTGCAGGAGATGATCGATATCTGTGATTTTGCCGTCGGACTTTCGCGACAACTTTATGGTCTCACAATGCATTCGGAGCGGCCAAGGCACCGGATGTATGAGCAGTGGCACCCGCTGGGACCGGTCGGTATCATATCGGCATTTAATTTTCCTGTGGCCGTTTACAGCTGGAATGCCATGATCGCAGCAGTTTGCGGTGATACGGTGATCTGGAAAGGTTCCGAAAAAACGCCGCTATGTGCAATCGCGGTTCAAAAAATCATTGCTGAAGTACTGAAAGAAAATGACCTGCCTGAAGGGATTTTCGGTTTGATAACAGGAACGCGTGATACGGGTGAGTGGATGACAGGGGATGAACGAATACCCCTGATTTCAGCAACAGGATCGATACCGATGGGCCGTGCCGTTGGTCAGGCCGTAGCGGCACGCCTTGGCAAGACCATCCTCGAACTGGGCGGAAATAATGCAATCATCATCAGCAAGCATGCGGATCTGGAAATGACGATCCGTGCGGTTGTATTTGGCGCGGTAGGAACCGCAGGTCAGCGCTGTACAAGCACACGGCGCCTGATTATACATGAAGATGTGTATGATGAAATACGGGACCGACTGGAAGGAATCTATCAGAGCATCAACATTGGCGACCCGCTTGACCCGGACACTCTTGTAGGACCGCTTATCGATAAGGATGCAGTCGAAAATATGCAGACTGCGCTGAAGAAAGTGAAAGAGGAGGGAGGTTCGGTACTCTGCGGTGGTGATGTGCTGGAGAATATGGAGGGGCATTACGTGAAACCCGCAATCTGTGAAGTAGAGAACCACTATGAGATTGTGCAGCACGAAACATTTGCTCCCATTCTTTATCTGATCAAATACAAGACGATGGACGAAGCTATCGGCTATCATAACGGTGTACGTCAGGGGCTCAGTTCGTCAATATTTACGCTGAACATCCGTGAAGCGGAGAAGTTTCTGAGTCACATCGGATCGGACTGCGGTATTGCCAATGTGAATATCGGCACAAGCGGTGCGGAAATAGGTGGTGCATTCGGGGGAGAGAAAGAGACCGGGGGCGGACGTGAATCTGGATCGGATGCATGGAAAGCCTATATGAGGCGCCAAACCAACACCATCAACTGGGGAGACGAGCTGCCGCTGGCACAGGGTATAGAGTTTGATGTGTGA